The nucleotide sequence GGTTATTTTTTTTGGTTCTGTTGCAAAGTAAAAAATATAGCTAACCACTAATTTATCATGTCAGTGTTCGCTTAACTTGCTAGCATGATGCTAATTTCGTGGCATGGGGAAAATCCGTAGATCTGAAGAGACCTGCGGTTCTTTTTATATAGAGCGTAAATACATTCAATACCTTTTAAAGTATTCTTTGCCGTATTGATACTTTGATATCTTGTCTTTCTTACTTTAATATGACGGTGATCTTGCTCAATGAGGTTATTCAGATATTTCGATGTACAATGACAGTCAGGTTTAAGTTTAAAAGCTTTAATTACTTTAGCCATTGCTACCTTCGTTGAAGGTGCCTGATCTGTAATTACCTTTTGAGGTTTACCAAATTGTTTAATGAGACGTTTGATAAACGCATATGCTGAATGATTATCTCGTTGCTTACGCAACCAAATATCTAATGTATGTCCCTCTGCATCAATGGCACGATATAAATAGCTCCATTTTCCTTTTATTTTGATGTACGTCTCATCAATACGCCATTTGTAATAAGCTTTTTTATGCTTTTTCTTCCAAATTTGATACAAAATTGGGGCATATTCTTGAACCCAACGGTAGACCGTTGAATGATGAACGTTTACACCACGTTCCCTTAATATTTCAGATATATCACGATAACTCAATGCATATCTTAGATAGTAGCCAACGGCTACAGTGATAACATCCTTGTTAAATTGTTTATATCTGAAATAGTTCATACAGAAGACTCCTTTTTGTTAAAATTATACTATAAATTCAACTTTGCAACAGAACCAAAAATAGTATCTTAATAATCTTCGTTTTTGAAACAGATGTATAGCTAAGTAATAATGGATCTTTGTTTCATCGATCTTATCTTACATAAAGTCATAAAAATTAAGCATTTTAAAACAATTTCTATTTTTTTACTTACAAGTATCATATCTTGTATTATTAACAAAGTATTATTTTACCTTTACTTATTGAGATATGATACAGTAATAGTGAAACAAATAACAAAATTTAATAAAGCGTGGTGTACAAATGGCTAAAATTGGTTACGCTCGTGTTTCAACACAAGATCAAAGTTTAGATAGCCAAATCGATACTTTAAAAAACTTTGGCTGTTCAAAAATATTTAAAGAAAAAGTGAGTGGTCGAAAAACGAAAAGATCAGAGTTAGACAAATGTCTAGAGTATTTACGTGAAGGAGATACATTAGTTGTTTATAAACTTGATCGTTTAGGTCGAACAACAAAACAGTTAATAGAAT is from Staphylococcus capitis subsp. capitis and encodes:
- a CDS encoding IS6-like element IS257 family transposase, producing the protein MNYFRYKQFNKDVITVAVGYYLRYALSYRDISEILRERGVNVHHSTVYRWVQEYAPILYQIWKKKHKKAYYKWRIDETYIKIKGKWSYLYRAIDAEGHTLDIWLRKQRDNHSAYAFIKRLIKQFGKPQKVITDQAPSTKVAMAKVIKAFKLKPDCHCTSKYLNNLIEQDHRHIKVRKTRYQSINTAKNTLKGIECIYALYKKNRRSLQIYGFSPCHEISIMLAS